Proteins from a genomic interval of Tenacibaculum sp. SZ-18:
- a CDS encoding glycosyltransferase family 2 protein: protein MKTAVVILNWNGKQLLEQFLPSIVKHNEGDTDVYVADNASTDDSIAFVKANFPSVKIVINKDNGGYAKGYNDALQYIDADIYCLINSDIEVTQNWLSPVIDVFTQEENTAIIQPKLLDYKNKEKFEYAGAGGGFVDYFGYPYCRGRVFNYLEEDHHQFNDVAEIFWASGACFFIRSSVFHKLGGFDEHYFAHQEEIDLCWRAQNEGFNVKYVGTSTVYHVGGATLQESNPNKTFLNFRNSLFTILKNVPRKNVYQVIFIRLILDGIAGLKFAFELRPVHTWSVLKAHLSFYKNLRKFIKKRRQIQRKSNYSIHTSVVWQHFVLGRTKFKDLR from the coding sequence TTGAAAACAGCAGTAGTCATATTAAATTGGAATGGTAAGCAATTACTAGAGCAGTTTCTACCTTCGATTGTTAAACATAATGAAGGAGATACAGACGTTTATGTCGCTGACAACGCTTCCACCGATGATTCAATTGCTTTTGTAAAAGCGAATTTCCCTTCGGTAAAAATTGTTATAAACAAAGATAATGGCGGATATGCTAAAGGATATAACGATGCTTTACAATATATTGATGCAGATATTTATTGTCTAATCAATTCAGACATTGAAGTTACTCAAAATTGGCTTTCACCTGTAATTGATGTTTTTACACAAGAAGAAAACACAGCTATTATTCAACCTAAACTTTTAGATTATAAAAACAAAGAAAAGTTTGAATACGCCGGAGCTGGTGGAGGGTTTGTAGATTACTTTGGCTATCCATATTGCAGAGGAAGAGTTTTCAATTATTTAGAAGAAGATCATCATCAATTCAACGATGTTGCAGAAATTTTTTGGGCTTCAGGAGCTTGCTTTTTTATAAGAAGTAGCGTGTTTCACAAACTTGGAGGTTTTGACGAACATTATTTCGCACATCAAGAAGAAATTGATTTATGTTGGAGAGCACAAAATGAAGGTTTTAACGTTAAATATGTAGGAACTTCAACAGTTTATCACGTTGGTGGTGCTACTTTGCAAGAATCAAACCCTAATAAAACATTTTTAAACTTTAGAAATAGTCTTTTTACAATTCTAAAAAACGTACCGAGAAAGAATGTATATCAGGTAATTTTTATCCGATTAATTTTAGATGGTATTGCTGGATTAAAATTTGCCTTTGAATTAAGACCCGTTCATACTTGGTCTGTTTTAAAAGCTCACTTAAGTTTTTATAAAAATCTAAGAAAATTCATCAAAAAAAGAAGACAAATTCAACGAAAGTCGAATTACAGTATTCACACTTCAGTTGTTTGGCAACATTTTGTATTAGGTAGAACCAAGTTTAAGGATTTACGATAA
- a CDS encoding GyrI-like domain-containing protein — protein MKTTRINSFNVIGIKVRTTNENMQSTIDIPALWEQFMSENVQEKIPNKETNDVYVIYTNYESDYTEAYDMIIGCKSYSLDEVPENMVAIEIPEKLYEEFKAEGKLNDNIVYNKWVEIWNTDLNRDYKIDFEVYPENVTPSETTEVPIYISIK, from the coding sequence ATGAAAACAACACGAATAAACTCTTTTAACGTTATTGGAATCAAAGTAAGAACCACTAATGAAAATATGCAGTCAACCATTGATATTCCTGCGCTTTGGGAACAATTTATGTCAGAAAATGTCCAAGAAAAAATTCCTAATAAAGAAACAAATGATGTCTATGTAATTTATACAAATTACGAAAGTGATTATACTGAGGCCTATGACATGATCATTGGATGCAAATCATATTCTTTAGATGAAGTTCCAGAAAATATGGTTGCTATAGAAATTCCTGAAAAGTTATATGAAGAGTTTAAAGCGGAGGGAAAATTGAATGACAATATTGTTTATAATAAATGGGTTGAGATTTGGAATACAGATTTGAATAGAGATTATAAAATAGATTTTGAAGTATATCCAGAAAATGTTACACCATCAGAAACTACAGAAGTACCTATTTACATTTCAATAAAATAA
- a CDS encoding helix-turn-helix transcriptional regulator, whose product MNSKPRISRLTAILTYLQSKKIVTATELATKYKVSVRTIYRDIRTLEASGIPVFTEEGKGYSLMEGYHLPPVMFSEEEANALITAEHLIKKNKDKSLVDNYQNAITKLKSVFKSSQKEKADLLSDRIAFRYNPKNEITSSNLAKIQSAITNYQLTEIHYNSIEGNFTKRIIEPFALYSTNENWLLVALCRLRKEFRVFRLDHIEQIVLLFEQFSPHEMTLQDYFERYILNVKTTPDKPMA is encoded by the coding sequence ATGAACAGTAAACCTAGAATATCAAGATTAACCGCAATTCTTACGTATTTACAATCAAAAAAAATAGTAACAGCTACAGAATTAGCAACCAAATATAAAGTTAGTGTAAGAACAATTTACAGAGATATTCGAACTTTAGAGGCATCAGGAATTCCTGTTTTTACAGAAGAAGGAAAAGGATATTCTTTAATGGAAGGTTATCATTTACCTCCTGTTATGTTTTCTGAAGAGGAGGCAAATGCCTTAATTACGGCGGAACATCTTATTAAAAAGAATAAAGATAAATCCTTAGTAGATAATTATCAAAATGCAATTACGAAACTGAAATCTGTTTTTAAGTCATCTCAAAAAGAGAAAGCAGATTTATTATCTGATAGAATCGCATTTAGATATAATCCCAAAAATGAGATTACAAGCTCTAATTTAGCTAAAATTCAATCTGCTATTACAAATTATCAGTTAACTGAGATACATTACAATTCCATTGAAGGAAATTTTACTAAAAGAATAATAGAACCATTTGCCTTATATAGTACTAATGAAAATTGGTTATTGGTTGCTTTGTGTAGATTAAGAAAAGAGTTCCGTGTATTTCGATTAGATCATATAGAGCAAATTGTATTACTATTTGAACAGTTTTCTCCGCATGAAATGACCTTACAAGATTATTTCGAAAGATATATTTTAAATGTAAAAACTACCCCTGACAAACCTATGGCATAG
- a CDS encoding ceramidase domain-containing protein — protein sequence MLFRLLLKFPNDSGPIYQETIEGRFPVEPFNTFSNLIFIIMLIYFGRKIYKNPKQHPFFLFAIPVIFISWIGGTMFHGTRSHEFWLVLDWLPIMIVCFAGIVYFIGKIEKVWWKRILLVFAILGLSIVPRMLPIPNTYRISFGYCITALTVVGPFIWYAYKTHWKNVKFILYGFLIFALAVTFRTLDNLVVKGSLDPVLPMGTHWLWHTFGGVAVFFLLNYIYKDRELIINEQ from the coding sequence ATGTTATTTAGATTGTTATTAAAATTTCCAAATGATAGTGGTCCTATTTACCAAGAAACTATTGAAGGTAGATTTCCAGTTGAACCATTTAATACTTTTAGTAATCTGATTTTTATAATCATGCTCATTTATTTTGGGAGAAAAATTTATAAAAATCCGAAACAGCATCCTTTTTTCTTATTTGCAATACCAGTAATTTTTATCAGTTGGATAGGTGGAACAATGTTTCATGGCACTAGGAGTCATGAATTTTGGTTGGTTTTAGATTGGTTACCAATAATGATAGTTTGCTTTGCAGGAATTGTTTATTTCATAGGTAAGATAGAGAAGGTTTGGTGGAAAAGAATCTTATTGGTTTTTGCAATTTTAGGACTTTCAATTGTACCTAGAATGTTGCCAATCCCAAATACATATCGAATTTCTTTTGGTTATTGTATTACCGCTTTAACAGTAGTTGGTCCGTTTATTTGGTATGCCTACAAAACACATTGGAAAAATGTCAAATTCATTTTGTATGGATTCTTAATTTTTGCTTTGGCTGTCACTTTTAGGACCTTAGATAATTTGGTTGTAAAAGGAAGTTTAGATCCTGTTTTACCAATGGGAACGCATTGGTTGTGGCATACTTTCGGCGGAGTTGCGGTATTCTTTTTGCTTAATTATATCTACAAAGATAGAGAGCTTATTATTAATGAACAGTAA
- a CDS encoding L-threonylcarbamoyladenylate synthase, translating into MARFIKIYDENPNLIEIDKVVKVLQSGGLVIYPTDTVYGLGCDITNTKALEKVAKIKGVKLEKANFSFVCNDLSHLSDYVKQIATPVYKILRRALPGPYTFILPGSTNLPKAFKKRKTVGIRIPDNNIARTIVEQLGNPIVSTSIHDEDEVIEYTTDPELIFEKWQHLVDIVIDGGYGDNQASTVIDLTDDIPEVIREGKGSLDVI; encoded by the coding sequence ATGGCAAGGTTTATTAAGATTTATGATGAGAATCCTAACCTTATAGAAATAGATAAGGTTGTAAAAGTTTTACAGTCAGGAGGGTTAGTTATTTATCCAACAGATACTGTTTATGGATTAGGATGTGATATTACAAACACAAAAGCACTTGAGAAGGTTGCAAAAATTAAAGGAGTTAAGCTTGAAAAAGCAAATTTCTCATTTGTTTGTAACGATTTGAGTCATCTTTCAGATTATGTAAAACAAATCGCTACTCCTGTATACAAAATTTTAAGAAGAGCATTGCCTGGACCATATACTTTTATATTGCCAGGAAGTACAAACCTTCCGAAAGCTTTTAAAAAAAGAAAAACTGTAGGTATTCGAATTCCTGATAATAATATTGCAAGAACAATAGTTGAACAGTTGGGAAATCCTATCGTGTCTACTTCAATTCACGATGAAGATGAAGTAATTGAGTATACAACTGATCCAGAGTTGATTTTTGAAAAATGGCAGCATCTTGTAGATATTGTGATTGATGGAGGTTATGGAGATAATCAAGCCTCAACAGTTATCGATTTAACAGATGATATACCAGAGGTTATTAGAGAAGGAAAAGGTAGTTTAGATGTTATTTAG
- a CDS encoding response regulator transcription factor, translating to MGTRKILLVEDDPNFGTVLKDYLALNDYNVTHAKDGIEGLIMFKNSEYDLCILDVMMPRKDGFSLAEDIRSTNKEVPIIFLTAKTLKEDVLKGYQVGADDYLNKPFDSEVLLHKIKAILQRKETEKSKDDDQFEFTIGKFAFNSKLRHLSFNGDDPQKLSPKESKLLRMLAIHKNDLMPRELALTKIWRDDNYFTSRSMDVYIAKLRKYLKLDEQVEILNIHGEGFRLIENEA from the coding sequence ATGGGAACTAGAAAAATTCTATTAGTTGAAGACGATCCAAACTTTGGAACAGTCTTAAAAGACTATCTAGCGTTAAACGATTACAACGTTACACACGCAAAAGATGGTATTGAAGGATTAATTATGTTTAAAAATTCAGAGTATGATCTTTGTATTTTAGATGTAATGATGCCTCGAAAAGATGGTTTTTCTTTAGCGGAAGACATTAGGTCGACCAACAAAGAAGTACCAATTATATTTTTAACTGCAAAAACATTAAAAGAAGATGTTTTAAAAGGTTACCAAGTAGGAGCAGACGACTACTTAAACAAACCTTTTGATTCTGAAGTGTTATTGCATAAAATCAAAGCAATTCTTCAGCGTAAAGAAACTGAAAAATCAAAAGATGATGATCAGTTTGAATTTACAATTGGAAAATTTGCATTTAACTCTAAATTAAGACACCTTTCATTTAATGGAGATGATCCCCAAAAGCTATCTCCTAAAGAAAGTAAGTTGTTAAGAATGTTAGCAATTCACAAAAATGATTTAATGCCAAGAGAATTAGCATTAACTAAAATTTGGAGAGACGATAATTATTTTACGTCAAGAAGTATGGACGTTTATATCGCCAAGCTAAGAAAGTATTTAAAGTTAGACGAACAAGTTGAAATTTTAAACATTCACGGAGAAGGCTTCAGACTTATAGAGAACGAAGCATAA
- a CDS encoding sensor histidine kinase, whose translation MMGRRIFILIVVLMSISLIGIIAVQLYWVNDAVKSKQLEFETNVTIALAKTSERIKEREYEQFREKHRSFFENNKARTNAELKNYLFQQIDTVSKQKFTFGATILEENFKIPVDFVESDTVIFKRFTGKEDFLYTKTFGSQDSNYETYTDENRFSRYMTYPSFEKKQFEYFFGQSKKFTPIHKRISSRELNNTLKDELAKKNIRQKFKFGVYEGGLATPIKSGYFKINEEDNYFYPLFEDDNGNSKYKLYVSFPDEKQSLLSGMIKALLLSLLFIGIIIAAFSTSLYQLIRQKKISEIKTDFINNMTHEFKTPIATINLALDAIKNPKIIGDEEKVKRYVQMIRDENKRMHGQVENVLRISKLEKNQIDISKEAVEANEIIEEAIDHVSLLVSDKQGTIDVEFNAISSEVLGNKFHLTNVIVNILENAIKYSDEAPKINVYTENTNKFFIFKVKDEGIGMSKNAQKYVFDKFYREHKGNIHNVKGHGLGLAYVKEIVDNHHGTVYVESEKGKGSTFTVKLPLI comes from the coding sequence ATGATGGGAAGGAGAATTTTTATTCTGATTGTAGTTTTAATGAGTATTTCGTTGATCGGAATAATTGCTGTTCAGCTGTATTGGGTTAATGATGCTGTAAAGAGTAAACAATTGGAATTTGAAACGAATGTGACTATTGCTCTAGCCAAAACTTCTGAAAGAATAAAGGAAAGAGAGTACGAACAATTTAGAGAAAAACATAGGTCGTTCTTTGAAAATAATAAAGCCAGAACAAATGCTGAATTAAAAAATTATCTTTTTCAGCAAATTGATACGGTGAGTAAGCAAAAATTTACTTTCGGTGCTACAATTCTTGAGGAAAATTTTAAAATACCTGTTGATTTTGTTGAAAGTGACACAGTTATTTTCAAACGCTTTACAGGAAAAGAGGATTTTCTGTATACCAAAACTTTTGGTTCTCAGGATAGTAACTATGAAACTTACACTGATGAAAATAGATTTTCAAGATATATGACATATCCTAGTTTTGAGAAGAAACAATTTGAATATTTTTTCGGTCAGAGTAAGAAATTTACACCAATTCATAAGAGAATTAGTAGTAGAGAGTTAAATAATACTTTAAAAGATGAATTAGCTAAGAAGAATATTCGACAAAAGTTCAAATTTGGAGTATATGAAGGAGGTCTTGCAACACCTATTAAGTCGGGATATTTCAAAATTAATGAGGAAGATAATTATTTTTATCCCTTATTTGAAGATGATAATGGAAATAGTAAATATAAACTATACGTTTCATTTCCTGACGAGAAACAGAGTCTTTTATCAGGAATGATTAAAGCCTTATTGTTGTCATTATTGTTTATTGGAATAATTATTGCTGCGTTTTCAACATCGTTGTATCAGTTAATTCGTCAGAAGAAAATATCTGAAATTAAAACTGATTTTATCAATAATATGACGCATGAATTTAAAACTCCAATTGCAACGATAAATTTAGCACTTGACGCGATCAAGAATCCGAAAATCATTGGCGATGAGGAAAAGGTTAAACGATATGTTCAGATGATTAGAGATGAGAACAAACGTATGCATGGTCAGGTTGAAAATGTTCTGAGGATATCAAAATTAGAAAAAAATCAGATTGATATCAGTAAGGAAGCTGTAGAAGCTAACGAGATAATAGAGGAGGCTATTGATCATGTTAGTTTGTTGGTTTCGGATAAACAAGGTACAATTGATGTCGAGTTTAATGCTATATCATCCGAAGTTTTAGGAAATAAATTTCATTTAACAAACGTAATTGTTAATATATTAGAAAACGCTATTAAGTATTCTGATGAAGCTCCTAAAATAAATGTGTATACAGAGAATACAAACAAATTCTTCATTTTTAAAGTGAAAGATGAAGGGATAGGAATGAGTAAAAATGCTCAAAAATATGTTTTCGATAAGTTTTATCGTGAGCATAAAGGAAACATTCACAATGTTAAAGGTCATGGACTTGGTCTTGCATACGTGAAGGAAATTGTAGACAACCACCACGGAACCGTTTACGTGGAAAGCGAAAAAGGGAAAGGAAGTACGTTTACAGTAAAATTACCATTAATATAA
- the coaE gene encoding dephospho-CoA kinase (Dephospho-CoA kinase (CoaE) performs the final step in coenzyme A biosynthesis.), whose translation MLVGLTGGIGSGKSTVAKMLAEFDDVVVYFADEEAKSLMNTSQEIRTQLIAEFTDEVYKDGLLNRPFLAGIVFRNEKKLKKLNTIVHPIVHKHLQDFIKTHENKDYILYENAILFENGSNRFCDKIITVTAPEMLRIQRVIERDNSTFEEVKNRINNQWSEEKKVLQSNYVIHNVDLTVVKAVLGKIHNKLTKS comes from the coding sequence ATGCTCGTAGGATTAACTGGTGGAATCGGAAGTGGAAAATCAACAGTGGCTAAAATGCTTGCAGAGTTTGATGATGTAGTCGTTTATTTTGCTGATGAAGAAGCAAAAAGCTTAATGAATACCTCACAGGAAATTAGAACTCAGTTAATAGCTGAGTTTACTGATGAGGTTTACAAAGATGGACTGCTAAATCGACCTTTTCTTGCAGGGATTGTATTTAGAAATGAGAAAAAATTAAAAAAGTTAAATACAATAGTACATCCAATTGTTCATAAGCATCTTCAAGACTTTATAAAAACACATGAAAATAAGGATTATATCTTGTATGAAAACGCTATTCTTTTCGAAAATGGTAGCAATAGATTTTGTGATAAAATTATCACGGTAACAGCTCCAGAAATGTTAAGAATTCAAAGAGTGATTGAGAGGGATAATTCCACTTTTGAAGAGGTGAAAAATCGTATTAATAATCAATGGTCAGAAGAAAAAAAAGTGCTCCAATCAAACTATGTAATTCATAATGTGGACCTTACTGTTGTTAAAGCAGTGCTAGGTAAAATTCATAATAAATTAACAAAAAGTTAG
- a CDS encoding CdaR family protein: MNTLKNIPRIFLGFLLASFLMWFLINLSKEYKTEVIFNLEYENLPQNKVFREPPVNQLKMLIKGNGFKLFTTNIFSKKVTLSLHKYKRKNLKYYLLAEDQKSELQSQLKSGLELLDVLDDTIHLNLGTFRKKKVPVTFTNNIKFKPGYGLSNVEITPDSVFISGPDDEINTINIIQTKNFQLKDVTEDVTIKIPISLPENTKNIKLSDTEVEARVIVDKYTEGTFELPINIINLPPDVDLKIYPKKVMVTYKVGLKNYSKITEESFEVICDYNASVDKNLTYLVPSFRKKSNLVSSVRITPQKIDYLIQK, translated from the coding sequence TTGAATACATTAAAAAACATACCTAGAATCTTCTTGGGATTTTTACTTGCCTCATTTTTGATGTGGTTTTTAATTAATTTATCGAAAGAGTATAAAACAGAAGTAATATTTAATCTAGAATATGAAAATTTACCTCAGAACAAAGTTTTTCGAGAACCACCGGTAAATCAGTTAAAAATGCTGATTAAAGGAAATGGTTTTAAACTATTTACTACAAATATCTTCAGTAAAAAAGTAACATTGTCTTTACATAAATATAAAAGAAAAAACCTTAAATATTATCTTTTAGCCGAAGATCAAAAATCTGAATTGCAGTCTCAACTAAAATCAGGTTTAGAATTATTGGATGTTTTGGATGATACAATTCATTTGAATTTAGGAACATTTCGGAAAAAAAAGGTGCCAGTAACATTTACAAACAATATAAAATTTAAACCTGGGTACGGTTTGTCTAATGTGGAAATTACTCCTGATTCAGTTTTTATTTCAGGTCCCGATGATGAAATTAATACTATTAACATTATTCAAACAAAGAATTTTCAGTTGAAAGATGTAACTGAAGATGTAACTATTAAAATTCCGATTAGTCTTCCAGAAAATACAAAGAATATTAAATTGAGTGATACGGAAGTCGAAGCACGAGTAATTGTTGATAAATACACAGAGGGAACTTTTGAACTTCCAATAAATATTATCAATCTACCACCAGATGTAGATTTAAAAATTTATCCTAAAAAAGTAATGGTAACTTATAAGGTAGGCTTGAAAAATTATAGTAAAATAACGGAAGAATCATTTGAGGTGATTTGTGATTATAATGCTTCAGTAGATAAAAATTTAACTTATTTAGTGCCTTCTTTTAGAAAAAAGTCAAACTTGGTTTCTTCAGTTAGAATTACACCACAGAAAATAGATTATTTAATTCAAAAATAA
- the yajC gene encoding preprotein translocase subunit YajC — protein MLQMIFLQADSNGLMSMLPFVAMLGVLYFFMIRPQMTRQKKEKQFRSEIKKGAKVVTTSGIHGRVAEVNDNNNTVVIETGAGKIRFERAAISMELTQKQIEK, from the coding sequence ATGTTACAAATGATTTTTTTACAAGCTGATAGTAACGGTTTAATGAGTATGTTGCCTTTCGTAGCAATGTTGGGTGTGTTGTATTTTTTTATGATAAGACCACAGATGACTCGTCAGAAAAAGGAGAAGCAATTTAGATCTGAAATTAAAAAAGGAGCTAAAGTTGTTACAACTAGTGGAATTCATGGAAGGGTTGCAGAGGTAAATGATAATAATAATACTGTAGTTATTGAAACAGGAGCGGGTAAAATTCGTTTTGAAAGAGCTGCTATTTCAATGGAACTAACACAAAAACAAATCGAAAAATAA
- a CDS encoding DUF1573 domain-containing protein, whose amino-acid sequence MKKIIGILALVVFVSSMVSCKKGNAAAKVKQENVTQANQRDKEISQGAPEIKFDREVHDFGNVDEGFIVETSFQVTNTGKSDLVITDAKATCGCTVPTWPKEPIAPGASAEIKVKFNTSGKPNKQSKTVTLTTNTVKGQEQIKITGMVTPKSQV is encoded by the coding sequence ATGAAAAAAATAATCGGAATTTTAGCGTTGGTAGTTTTTGTTAGTTCAATGGTTTCTTGTAAAAAAGGAAATGCAGCGGCTAAGGTGAAACAAGAAAACGTTACACAAGCGAATCAAAGAGATAAAGAAATTAGTCAGGGTGCACCAGAAATCAAATTTGATAGAGAAGTACACGATTTTGGAAATGTTGATGAAGGGTTTATTGTTGAAACTTCATTTCAAGTTACAAATACAGGAAAGTCTGATTTAGTTATTACCGATGCTAAGGCTACTTGTGGTTGTACAGTTCCTACTTGGCCAAAAGAGCCAATAGCGCCAGGAGCTTCTGCTGAAATTAAGGTTAAGTTTAATACTTCAGGTAAACCAAACAAGCAAAGTAAAACAGTAACATTAACAACAAATACGGTTAAAGGGCAGGAGCAAATTAAAATAACAGGAATGGTAACACCTAAAAGTCAAGTTTAA
- the nusB gene encoding transcription antitermination factor NusB has translation MINRRHIRLKVMQSVYAMHQSNTTDLVKEEKFLKYSIQKMYDLYVLNLQLLVEVQKLASKKIELSKKKILATKEDLNPNIKFIDNRVLNQIKDSVSLEGYVELNRLKNWDIEEEYVKIVWENLKSNKIYEEYMNSSENSYHEDKNFVVSFFKEIIAPEEKLADYFEDTMISWVDDIPFVNTWIVKTLNKQRKDNPFVLGQLYKDDDDKRFVSDLFTKVMLNQHKYENDIKEKTPNWEAERIADIDMILIKMAITEFLHFSSIPSRVTINEYIELAKDYSTNKSGYFINGVLDKIAKDYTENNKMVKIGRGLL, from the coding sequence ATGATAAATAGAAGACATATCCGTTTAAAGGTAATGCAGTCAGTGTATGCAATGCATCAATCAAATACTACAGACTTAGTTAAGGAAGAAAAGTTTTTGAAGTATAGCATCCAAAAAATGTACGACTTGTACGTCTTAAACCTCCAACTTTTGGTTGAAGTTCAAAAGTTAGCTTCAAAGAAAATTGAGCTTTCTAAAAAGAAAATTTTAGCTACAAAAGAAGATTTGAATCCCAACATCAAGTTTATTGACAATAGAGTATTAAATCAAATTAAAGATAGTGTTAGCTTAGAAGGTTATGTAGAGTTGAATAGACTGAAAAACTGGGATATCGAAGAAGAGTATGTTAAAATTGTTTGGGAAAATTTAAAGTCAAACAAAATCTACGAAGAGTATATGAACTCATCGGAAAATTCATATCACGAAGATAAAAACTTTGTGGTGAGCTTTTTCAAAGAAATTATTGCTCCTGAGGAAAAACTAGCAGACTATTTTGAAGATACTATGATATCTTGGGTGGATGATATTCCTTTTGTAAATACTTGGATTGTTAAAACTTTGAATAAACAACGGAAAGATAACCCTTTTGTATTAGGTCAATTGTATAAAGATGATGATGATAAAAGGTTTGTATCAGATTTATTCACCAAAGTGATGTTAAATCAACATAAATATGAAAATGACATCAAAGAGAAAACTCCAAATTGGGAAGCTGAAAGGATTGCAGATATAGATATGATTTTGATAAAAATGGCAATCACAGAGTTTTTACATTTCTCATCAATTCCAAGTAGAGTAACAATTAACGAATATATTGAGTTAGCAAAAGATTATTCTACGAACAAAAGTGGTTACTTTATTAATGGTGTATTAGATAAAATAGCCAAAGATTATACCGAGAATAACAAGATGGTTAAAATCGGTCGAGGTTTATTATAA
- a CDS encoding Glu/Leu/Phe/Val family dehydrogenase: protein MMSEIIDTKDLKNDPVFGQLSFDGHEQIVFCNDEDTGLKAIIGIHNTTLGPALGGTRMWQYKTEWEALNDVLRLSRGMTYKSAITGLNLGGGKAVIIGDAKTQKNDALMRKFGEFVNSLGGKYITAEDVGMETRDMDIIREVTPHVTGVSEAIGGSGNPSPVTAYGVYMGMKAAAKYKFGSDNLEGKKVLVQGVGHVGETLVKHITDEGAQVILNDINEARLEELSKKYNANVVLGNDIYGLDLDIYAPCALGATVNDASIAQLNASVIAGAANNQLANELKHGKMLREKGIAYAPDFLINAGGIINVYAEVEGYDKAESIKRTENIYNTTLEIFELADKENITTHQAAFNIAQGRIDQRKKEQNS, encoded by the coding sequence ATGATGTCTGAAATTATTGATACTAAAGACCTTAAAAACGATCCTGTTTTTGGTCAACTATCTTTCGATGGTCACGAGCAAATCGTTTTTTGCAACGACGAAGATACAGGATTAAAAGCAATTATTGGTATTCACAATACAACTTTAGGACCTGCATTAGGAGGTACTAGAATGTGGCAGTACAAAACAGAGTGGGAGGCATTAAATGATGTTTTACGTTTGTCTCGTGGAATGACTTATAAATCAGCAATTACTGGATTAAACCTTGGAGGAGGTAAGGCCGTAATTATTGGTGACGCAAAGACACAGAAAAATGATGCGTTAATGAGAAAGTTTGGTGAATTTGTTAATTCACTAGGCGGAAAGTACATCACAGCAGAAGATGTGGGTATGGAAACTCGAGATATGGATATTATTAGAGAAGTTACTCCTCATGTAACTGGAGTTTCTGAGGCCATTGGAGGGTCAGGAAACCCTTCTCCTGTAACTGCATATGGAGTTTATATGGGAATGAAGGCTGCAGCAAAATATAAATTCGGATCTGATAACTTAGAAGGTAAAAAAGTTTTAGTTCAAGGAGTAGGTCATGTTGGTGAAACTTTAGTGAAACACATTACTGACGAAGGAGCTCAGGTTATTTTAAATGATATTAACGAAGCTCGTTTAGAAGAATTAAGTAAAAAGTATAATGCAAATGTTGTTTTAGGAAACGACATTTACGGATTAGACCTTGATATTTATGCTCCTTGTGCTTTAGGAGCGACCGTTAATGATGCAAGTATCGCTCAATTAAACGCATCTGTGATTGCGGGAGCTGCAAACAACCAGTTAGCTAATGAGTTAAAGCATGGTAAAATGTTAAGAGAAAAAGGAATAGCGTATGCTCCAGATTTCTTAATTAACGCAGGTGGAATTATTAATGTTTATGCTGAGGTTGAAGGTTATGATAAGGCTGAAAGTATCAAGCGAACTGAAAATATCTATAATACAACATTGGAGATTTTTGAGTTAGCAGATAAAGAGAATATCACAACTCATCAAGCTGCTTTCAATATTGCGCAAGGGAGAATTGATCAGCGTAAAAAAGAGCAAAATAGCTAG